One segment of Penaeus chinensis breed Huanghai No. 1 chromosome 14, ASM1920278v2, whole genome shotgun sequence DNA contains the following:
- the LOC125032127 gene encoding protein mono-ADP-ribosyltransferase PARP11-like — MDMAKTKSSKSIKDDIRNCDSNSGTSNDQSPRAVKPKTSTQVPNAASIKTKKTTVWTHHLYGNTEINELCFYSVENVCRYESSGCKRLHSVYHYHWQVSEDGIKWLNLRHSQVKQLEVSYCNPDEISVVLPRLDPADLDTSTKYLLTVMGRDSWKANFQSMIITNSTQSRLLHMRRLCTERIDGHIIDENIYIWYFLDKNQKWVMYGNVDTAGEKNLVSSITSDDIEKHYQLKQASLTSLTFRNASFTYILNFASMTQTNQQTKVSREVCRRPKPHIKVKSENSKTSDSKAGSDSTSDLPSTWEPMQSQERVRLVELSPTSSEYQSVLSLLNGQIQQARIQKIQRIQNPYLWRAFQNKIREMASVYGDLNKANIRHVFHGTGYNVVASICAENFDWRLHGSSAGQMHGRGTYFSPNAATSLGYCKPDPSGLVYMFVAQVAVGSITRGNSSTVRPPINPTTNAPFDSTGDGINVIVKYDKQEYYPEHILSIR, encoded by the coding sequence ATGGATATGGCTAAAACAAAAAGCAGTAAAAGCATTAAAGACGATATTAGAAACTGTGATAGTAACAGTGGTACATCTAATGACCAAAGCCCAAGGGCTGTGAAACCCAAAACATCAACTCAGGTGCCCAATGCTGCAAGTATTAAAACCAAGAAGACAACTGTATGGACACATCATCTGTATGGCAATACAGAAATAAATGAGCTGTGCTTCTACTCAGTTGAGAATGTGTGCCGCTATGAAAGTAGTGGATGTAAACGTCTCCATTCTGTATATCACTACCACTGGCAAGTAAGTGAAGATGGTATTAAGTGGCTAAACCTACGACACTCCCAAGTGAAACAGTTAGAAGTATCATATTGTAATCCTGATGAAATTAGTGTGGTTCTTCCCCGACTAGACCCTGCAGACCTTGACACATCGACCAAGTATCTCCTGACAGTAATGGGACGAGACAGTTGGAAGGCAAATTTTCAGTCTATGATTATCACTAATTCTACACAGTCCAGGTTACTTCACATGCGAAGGTTATGCACAGAGAGGATTGATGGTCACATTATAGATGAGAATATTTATATCTGGTACTTCCTGGATAAGAACCAAAAGTGGGTAATGTATGGAAATGTTGACACAGCAGGAGAGAAGAACCTTGTCAGCAGTATCACATCAGATGACATAGAAAAACACTACCAACTGAAACAagcttccctcacctctctcacctttAGAAATGCAAGCTTCACATACATTCTGAATTTTGCCTCAATGACTCAGACCAATCAGCAAACCAAAGTTAGTCGTGAAGTGTGTCGCCGCCCAAAGCCACACATCAAAGTTAAATCAGAGAATTCTAAAACATCTGATTCCAAAGCTGGAAGTGACTCGACAAGTGATTTGCCATCCACATGGGAGCCAATGCAGTCTCAGGAAAGAGTACGTCTCGTAGAGCTTTCTCCGACATCGTCTGAATACCAAAGTGTTTTATCACTTCTGAATGGACAAATCCAACAAGCCAGAATACAGAAAATCCAGCGAATCCAAAACCCTTACCTTTGGCGAGCATTCCAGAATAAGATACGAGAAATGGCCTCAGTTTATGGAGACTTGAACAAAGCAAATATACGCCATGTCTTCCATGGAACAGGATACAATGTTGTAGCAAGTATCTGTGCGGAGAATTTTGACTGGCGGCTACATGGTTCAAGTGCTGGACAGATGCATGGCCGCGGTACTTACTTCTCGCCTAATGCTGCAACATCTCTTGGATACTGTAAGCCCGACCCATCAGGCCTGGTATACATGTTTGTAGCGCAGGTAGCTGTAGGCTCCATAACCCGAGGCAATTCCTCCACAGTCCGCCCACCCATAAACCCAACTACAAATGCGCCTTTCGATTCCACCGGCGATGGAATCAATGTGATTGTTAAGTATGATAAGCAGGAATATTACCCGGAGCATATTCTGTCAATTCGTTAG